The Anoxybacillus flavithermus genome has a segment encoding these proteins:
- a CDS encoding signal transduction protein, whose protein sequence is MHPLFQGLPQPEMEQLIAACEQKTFDKDDLILGKNEQRKGLVLLLDGVAEVYVEHEGYDEVLEVVQKGGIIGFSSLAHFLGVSKSDGKEELVAVRAAERCEVLVMPFSVLTRLWDDPNVHDYLLAQACVRLKDVYVSLAEQIKQARKFGDATSFVVPVQDVMIRDVVTLPPTATVQEAAKKMAATHISSIVVTDEQTLCGILTETDLVERVLGQSLPYDTVVERVMTKDVATISRFAYYYDALALMIERGVKHLPVVDDGKVQGIVTFSDLMRKKNESMMRTIQQIDHADEQTLPKVKTAIYELLATMLRDQVPIAQCLHMITKLYDRLVLRCLSLALDRVGKPPCRFAFYQMGSSGRGEQFLLTDQDHFLVYESEEHRSYFANLGKAIVHMMEKAGYERCKGKMMASEEAWRGSLETWKDRLREWMIHATNDNLLLAQNFFSYRFVYGDMDLHRTFEQQIREQLNRAKIFFFRLVEMEKQNEIPTLDRPIRSIFGLERKTIDMKKEVLFPYHHSVQILGLIHGIVSGTPFERIEKLKEKQMLSPSFAKDVQKAAENVLAIYIRHKWNHYKANQPSSSVLSFTTMTTREKDELILSLKTLKQLQTQLFSHF, encoded by the coding sequence ATGCATCCATTATTTCAGGGATTGCCGCAACCCGAAATGGAACAGCTTATCGCTGCATGTGAACAAAAGACATTTGATAAAGACGATCTCATTTTAGGGAAAAATGAGCAGCGGAAAGGGCTTGTGTTGTTGCTTGATGGGGTGGCGGAAGTATATGTTGAGCATGAAGGATATGACGAAGTGCTTGAAGTAGTGCAAAAAGGCGGAATTATCGGATTTTCAAGCTTAGCTCATTTTTTAGGTGTATCGAAAAGCGATGGAAAAGAAGAGCTCGTTGCGGTACGGGCGGCGGAACGATGTGAAGTGCTTGTCATGCCGTTTTCCGTGTTAACACGGTTATGGGATGATCCGAACGTACATGACTATTTACTTGCGCAGGCGTGTGTTCGTTTAAAAGATGTATATGTGTCGCTTGCTGAGCAAATTAAGCAAGCGCGTAAATTCGGGGACGCTACATCGTTTGTTGTCCCTGTGCAAGATGTTATGATTCGCGACGTTGTGACCCTTCCGCCGACGGCAACCGTACAAGAGGCGGCGAAAAAAATGGCGGCGACTCATATTAGTTCGATCGTCGTGACAGACGAACAAACGTTATGTGGAATTTTAACGGAAACGGATCTTGTCGAGCGTGTGCTAGGGCAATCGCTTCCGTACGATACGGTTGTTGAACGAGTGATGACAAAAGACGTCGCGACGATTTCGCGATTTGCGTATTATTACGATGCGCTTGCGCTAATGATTGAACGAGGGGTAAAACATTTGCCTGTTGTAGATGACGGAAAAGTGCAAGGTATCGTGACGTTTTCCGATTTAATGCGAAAGAAAAACGAAAGCATGATGCGGACCATTCAACAAATCGATCACGCAGATGAACAAACGTTGCCAAAAGTGAAAACGGCAATTTACGAGTTGTTAGCAACGATGTTGCGCGATCAAGTGCCGATTGCCCAATGTTTACATATGATTACGAAACTGTATGATCGGCTCGTATTGCGTTGTTTGTCGTTAGCGTTGGACAGAGTAGGGAAGCCTCCGTGCCGATTCGCTTTTTATCAAATGGGATCAAGCGGCCGAGGAGAGCAGTTTTTACTGACGGATCAAGATCATTTTCTCGTGTATGAAAGCGAGGAGCATCGTTCGTATTTTGCGAACCTTGGCAAGGCGATTGTGCACATGATGGAGAAAGCGGGGTATGAGCGATGCAAAGGAAAAATGATGGCGAGCGAAGAAGCATGGCGCGGTTCATTAGAGACGTGGAAAGACCGATTGCGTGAATGGATGATTCATGCGACAAACGACAATTTGTTGTTGGCACAAAACTTTTTTTCATATCGATTTGTATATGGTGATATGGATTTGCATCGCACGTTTGAACAACAAATTCGCGAGCAGTTAAACCGTGCGAAAATTTTCTTTTTTCGGCTTGTGGAAATGGAAAAGCAAAATGAAATTCCGACGCTTGACCGCCCGATTCGTTCGATTTTTGGACTTGAGCGGAAAACGATTGATATGAAAAAAGAAGTGCTATTTCCGTACCACCATAGCGTGCAAATTTTAGGACTGATCCATGGCATTGTATCTGGCACGCCGTTTGAGCGAATCGAGAAATTAAAAGAAAAACAAATGTTATCCCCATCGTTTGCGAAAGATGTGCAAAAAGCAGCAGAAAACGTGCTAGCCATTTACATTCGCCATAAATGGAATCACTACAAAGCAAATCAACCGTCTTCGTCTGTTTTATCGTTTACGACGATGACAACGCGTGAAAAAGATGAGCTTATTTTAAGCTTAAAAACGTTAAAACAGCTACAAACGCAATTATTTTCTCATTTTTAA
- a CDS encoding cation acetate symporter, whose protein sequence is MDTQFLVSLSIIIASFALYIGIAIYNKAKETSDFYVAGRGISPFSNGMAIAADWMSAASFIGMAGTIMLLGYDGLAYIMGWTGGYLLLTFLLAPQLRKYGRYTVPEFIGDRYESHTARVIAALCTIIISFVYSIGQLSGSGVVIGRLLEVDAKVGTMIGVVLIAFYAAFGGMKGITWTQVAQYVILIIAYLIPVVFMSLQLTGNPIPWLSYGKIVGQFQELDQQLGISQYAEPFLKGSKWQFLALMFTLMAGTAGLPHVIVRFYTVSTMKAARWSGAWALLFIGLLYLSAPAYAAFSRFILIKNVVGQKISELPAWTEKWINTGKLQIADANGDGILQWQEMVISNDIVVMATPEIANLGMFVIGLVAAGAMAAALSTAGGLMIAISSSFAHDIYYRILRPNASEQNRLLVARISIVTATVLAGLVALNPPGVITQIVAWAFAIAASTFFPALVLGVWWKRSNAAGAIAGMLVGLAVSLGYILAAKYGGFSIAGIVDTGAGIFGAVAAMLANVVVSFMTKEPSQSVQEEVYDLRYPEQMTYKDGQVWMR, encoded by the coding sequence ATGGATACACAATTTCTCGTGTCTTTATCCATTATTATCGCATCATTTGCGTTATATATCGGGATTGCAATTTACAATAAGGCGAAAGAAACGTCTGATTTTTACGTCGCAGGTCGCGGCATTTCCCCGTTTTCAAATGGAATGGCGATTGCGGCGGACTGGATGAGTGCGGCCTCCTTTATCGGTATGGCTGGTACGATTATGTTGTTAGGCTATGACGGTCTTGCATACATTATGGGGTGGACAGGTGGATACTTATTGTTGACATTTTTACTCGCCCCACAACTTCGCAAATACGGTCGTTATACGGTGCCAGAGTTTATCGGTGACCGTTATGAAAGTCATACGGCTCGTGTGATCGCAGCGCTTTGTACAATCATTATTTCGTTCGTTTATTCGATCGGTCAGCTATCCGGTTCGGGCGTCGTTATTGGCCGTTTGCTCGAAGTAGATGCGAAAGTCGGTACGATGATCGGGGTTGTGTTAATTGCGTTTTATGCGGCGTTTGGCGGAATGAAAGGAATTACATGGACGCAAGTAGCGCAATATGTCATTTTAATTATCGCTTACTTAATTCCGGTCGTTTTCATGTCGCTTCAATTGACCGGAAACCCGATTCCGTGGCTTTCTTACGGAAAAATTGTCGGTCAGTTTCAAGAGTTGGATCAGCAATTAGGCATTTCACAGTATGCAGAACCATTTTTGAAAGGTAGCAAATGGCAGTTTCTTGCGCTTATGTTTACGTTAATGGCTGGAACAGCAGGTCTGCCGCACGTCATCGTCCGTTTCTATACGGTATCAACGATGAAAGCAGCCCGTTGGTCAGGGGCATGGGCACTTTTATTCATCGGTTTACTTTACTTATCAGCACCTGCGTACGCAGCGTTTTCACGCTTCATTTTAATTAAAAATGTTGTCGGCCAAAAAATTAGCGAATTGCCAGCATGGACAGAAAAGTGGATTAACACAGGGAAGTTGCAAATTGCGGATGCTAATGGCGATGGCATTTTACAATGGCAAGAGATGGTTATTAGTAACGACATCGTCGTTATGGCAACACCAGAAATCGCAAATCTTGGCATGTTTGTGATCGGTTTAGTCGCAGCTGGAGCGATGGCGGCGGCGTTATCAACAGCAGGTGGGTTAATGATTGCCATTTCGTCTTCATTTGCTCATGACATTTACTATCGTATTTTACGTCCGAATGCGTCAGAGCAAAATCGGTTACTTGTTGCGCGCATTTCAATTGTTACTGCGACAGTGTTAGCAGGTTTAGTTGCATTAAATCCACCGGGTGTTATTACACAAATTGTTGCATGGGCGTTTGCTATTGCGGCAAGCACGTTCTTTCCAGCGCTTGTCCTTGGTGTATGGTGGAAACGTTCAAACGCTGCAGGTGCCATTGCAGGAATGCTTGTCGGCTTAGCTGTTTCGCTCGGCTACATTTTAGCGGCGAAGTATGGCGGCTTTTCGATTGCAGGAATTGTTGATACAGGGGCAGGAATTTTTGGAGCAGTTGCGGCCATGTTAGCGAATGTCGTTGTTTCATTCATGACGAAAGAACCTTCACAGTCTGTTCAAGAAGAAGTGTATGATCTTCGTTATCCAGAGCAAATGACATACAAAGACGGTCAAGTGTGGATGAGATAA
- a CDS encoding YhfH family protein, translating to MLEKMSEFYKKLPPKTCCECGKEMEEQHECYGNVCVQCLNVSC from the coding sequence ATGTTAGAGAAAATGTCTGAATTTTATAAAAAGTTACCACCAAAAACATGTTGTGAGTGCGGCAAAGAAATGGAAGAACAACATGAATGTTACGGCAACGTTTGCGTGCAATGTTTAAACGTTTCTTGTTAA
- a CDS encoding glucohydrolase → MESIPKTKQWWKEAVVYQIYPRSFKDSNGDGIGDLRGIIEKLDYLQELGVDVVWLSPVYKSPNDDNGYDISDYQDIMDEFGTLADWDELLHEMHTRGMKLVMDLVVNHTSDEHRWFIESRKSKDNPYRDYYIWRPGKDGKEPNNWQSFFSGSAWQYDETTGEYYLHLFSKKQPDLNWENEKVRKEIFNMMTWWLDRGIDGFRMDVINLLSKVEGLPDAPVTNPNDRYQWGGQYFVNGPKLMDYLREMKEKVLSKYDIMTVGETPMVTTDDAIRFTNEQDGVMNMLFQFEHMDVDSKPGSHLGKWDIQPWKLTDLKKIMSKWQIELHGKGWNSLYLENHDQPRSVSRFGDDKTYRVESAKMLATWLHMMQGTPYIYQGQEIGMTNVSFPSIEYYRDVETINLWNDVVVNKGYDPDNILKAIHYRGRDNARTPMQWDATEHAGFTTGTPWIDVNPNYRDINVEQAMKDENSVFHYYKKLIRLRKEHPIIVYGSYELLLEDDEQIYAYVRKFNDEQLLVITNFSSEQPTFTLPSHITFTEKQLLISNYTVDENESIDTITLKPYEARVYKLK, encoded by the coding sequence ATGGAATCGATTCCAAAAACGAAACAATGGTGGAAAGAAGCCGTCGTGTATCAAATTTATCCGCGCAGTTTTAAAGATTCAAATGGGGACGGAATTGGCGATTTGCGTGGCATTATTGAAAAATTAGATTATCTGCAAGAGCTTGGCGTCGATGTCGTTTGGTTATCGCCTGTATATAAGTCGCCAAACGACGATAACGGCTACGATATTAGCGACTATCAAGACATTATGGACGAGTTTGGCACGCTCGCTGACTGGGACGAACTGCTTCACGAAATGCATACACGCGGCATGAAATTAGTGATGGATTTAGTCGTCAACCATACGTCAGATGAACATCGTTGGTTTATTGAATCGCGCAAGTCAAAAGATAATCCGTATCGCGACTATTACATTTGGCGACCAGGGAAAGACGGAAAAGAGCCGAACAATTGGCAGTCGTTTTTTAGCGGTTCGGCGTGGCAATATGATGAAACAACAGGGGAATATTATTTACATTTATTTTCAAAAAAACAACCAGATTTAAATTGGGAAAACGAAAAGGTGCGCAAAGAAATTTTCAACATGATGACGTGGTGGCTAGACCGCGGTATTGACGGATTCCGAATGGATGTTATCAACTTATTATCGAAAGTAGAAGGATTGCCAGATGCGCCGGTGACAAATCCAAACGACCGTTATCAATGGGGCGGTCAATATTTTGTGAACGGTCCGAAATTAATGGACTATTTGCGTGAAATGAAAGAGAAAGTATTAAGCAAATACGACATTATGACCGTCGGCGAAACGCCAATGGTCACAACAGATGATGCGATTCGATTTACGAACGAGCAAGACGGCGTCATGAATATGTTGTTTCAATTCGAGCATATGGACGTTGATTCAAAGCCAGGAAGTCACCTTGGAAAATGGGATATTCAGCCGTGGAAGTTGACCGATTTGAAAAAAATTATGAGCAAATGGCAAATTGAACTGCACGGGAAAGGTTGGAACTCTCTTTATCTAGAAAATCACGATCAACCGCGTTCTGTTTCGCGTTTTGGTGACGACAAAACGTATCGTGTAGAAAGCGCAAAAATGTTAGCGACATGGCTACATATGATGCAAGGAACGCCATACATTTATCAAGGACAAGAAATCGGTATGACGAACGTTTCTTTCCCATCCATTGAATATTATCGTGACGTAGAAACAATTAATTTATGGAACGATGTTGTAGTAAACAAAGGGTATGATCCAGACAACATATTAAAGGCGATTCATTATCGCGGTCGGGATAACGCGCGCACGCCAATGCAATGGGATGCGACAGAGCATGCAGGCTTTACGACAGGTACCCCATGGATTGACGTCAATCCGAATTATCGCGACATTAACGTCGAACAAGCGATGAAAGATGAAAACTCGGTGTTTCATTATTATAAAAAACTCATTCGCCTTCGAAAAGAACATCCGATTATCGTATACGGTTCATACGAGCTGTTGCTTGAAGATGATGAACAAATTTATGCATACGTGCGTAAGTTCAACGATGAACAGTTGCTTGTTATTACGAATTTTAGCAGCGAGCAACCAACATTTACGTTGCCGTCACATATCACGTTCACCGAAAAACAATTGCTTATTAGCAACTATACGGTCGATGAAAATGAATCGATTGACACAATTACGCTTAAACCGTATGAAGCACGTGTATATAAGTTAAAGTAA
- a CDS encoding sugar ABC transporter permease, whose product MQKKAGPLFYVFLFIFVFLVMFPFLWILLSSIKPLSELFGEEAFNWFTSHPTLKSYVSVFVNYPFLKYLWNSTVIATITTVYTVFVAAFAAYAIARLDFKGKSVILGIVLSVSMFPQIATISPIYMFVKKFELTNSYLGLIIPYTTFALPLSIWLLVTFFRKIPFDLEEAAKMDGATPLQTYFKVILPLAVPGIFTTSILVFIAAWNEFLFALTINTAETYKTVPVGIAMFQGQYTIPWGEISAATVIVTIPLVIMVLLFQRRIVSGLTSGSVKE is encoded by the coding sequence ATGCAAAAGAAAGCCGGTCCATTGTTTTACGTGTTTTTATTTATTTTCGTTTTTTTAGTCATGTTTCCATTTTTATGGATTTTGTTAAGTTCGATTAAGCCATTGAGCGAACTGTTTGGAGAAGAAGCGTTCAATTGGTTTACGAGCCATCCAACGTTAAAAAGTTACGTTTCTGTTTTTGTCAATTATCCGTTTTTAAAATATTTATGGAACAGTACGGTGATCGCGACAATTACAACAGTGTATACTGTATTCGTCGCCGCGTTTGCCGCGTATGCGATTGCGCGCCTAGATTTCAAAGGAAAATCGGTCATTCTTGGCATCGTGTTGTCGGTGTCGATGTTTCCGCAAATTGCGACTATTTCGCCGATTTACATGTTTGTGAAAAAGTTTGAGTTAACAAATAGCTATTTAGGATTAATTATTCCGTATACGACGTTTGCATTGCCGCTATCGATTTGGTTATTAGTGACGTTTTTCCGTAAAATTCCGTTTGATTTAGAAGAAGCTGCGAAAATGGACGGAGCAACACCGCTTCAAACATATTTTAAAGTCATTTTACCATTAGCTGTACCAGGTATTTTTACGACATCCATTCTCGTTTTCATCGCAGCATGGAACGAATTTTTATTCGCTTTAACAATTAACACAGCTGAGACATATAAGACCGTGCCAGTCGGTATTGCGATGTTCCAAGGGCAATATACGATTCCGTGGGGCGAAATTTCAGCAGCGACCGTTATCGTAACGATTCCACTCGTCATTATGGTATTATTATTCCAACGTCGCATCGTATCAGGTTTAACGTCTGGTTCTGTAAAAGAATAG
- a CDS encoding ABC transporter permease has product MKNEKKSERRLAYILVAPSLLLILAVAIWPVIQSFYFSLFDYRLNNPAKSSLHFDYSLNLERYLESYPFLMSALKQEISQATGEEKEQLTSLQEKLQQVDEEIRADEEVAKRYEQVDEILNNFEVPSEEMKIVSIDEQAAQDLVKTMQDAKQTLKTLNENGQLKQGDKLTGLANGLSGAVIEPNFVGLAHYKNYFTDARLWKALWNTTVFTVISVALELVLGLAIALLINKAFFGRGLVRATILIPWAIPTAVSALMWKFLYDGQNGIVAKYFADIGIINNMSELLTTGAGAMFAVIFSDVWKTTPYMALLLLAGLQTIPSSLYEAASIDGATKWQQFVKITLPLLKSSILVALLFRTLDAFRVFDLIFVLTGGGPANSTETISILAYKVMFSQTNFGGGSALAVIVFICVAIISTIYIKFLGADLISDRK; this is encoded by the coding sequence GTGAAAAACGAAAAAAAATCGGAGCGTCGTTTAGCATATATTCTTGTTGCTCCGTCGCTTTTGCTTATTTTAGCTGTCGCCATTTGGCCAGTCATTCAATCGTTTTATTTCAGTTTATTTGACTATCGTCTCAACAATCCGGCGAAATCTTCTCTCCACTTTGATTACAGCTTAAACTTGGAGCGATATTTAGAAAGCTATCCGTTTTTAATGAGCGCATTAAAACAGGAAATTTCGCAAGCGACAGGTGAGGAAAAAGAACAGCTGACGTCACTACAAGAGAAGCTCCAACAAGTCGATGAAGAAATTCGTGCGGATGAAGAAGTAGCGAAACGGTATGAACAAGTCGATGAGATTTTAAACAATTTTGAAGTGCCAAGTGAAGAAATGAAAATAGTGTCTATTGATGAACAAGCGGCACAAGATTTAGTGAAAACGATGCAAGATGCTAAACAAACGTTAAAAACGTTAAACGAAAACGGGCAATTGAAGCAAGGGGATAAATTAACAGGGCTTGCGAACGGATTAAGCGGAGCGGTCATTGAACCGAACTTTGTCGGTTTAGCTCATTATAAAAACTATTTTACGGATGCTCGCTTATGGAAAGCACTTTGGAATACAACAGTATTTACTGTCATTTCTGTTGCGCTTGAATTAGTGCTCGGTTTAGCGATTGCATTGCTAATTAATAAAGCCTTTTTCGGCCGCGGGCTTGTGCGGGCAACGATTTTAATTCCGTGGGCGATTCCAACGGCAGTATCTGCGTTAATGTGGAAGTTTTTATATGACGGACAAAACGGGATTGTGGCAAAATATTTTGCGGACATTGGCATTATCAATAATATGAGCGAACTGCTTACGACAGGTGCCGGAGCGATGTTTGCTGTCATTTTTTCAGATGTATGGAAAACAACGCCATACATGGCGCTCTTGCTACTTGCTGGGTTACAAACGATTCCGAGCTCTTTATATGAAGCGGCATCGATTGACGGAGCGACAAAGTGGCAACAGTTCGTCAAAATTACGTTACCGCTTTTAAAATCGAGCATTCTCGTTGCGCTTTTGTTCCGTACGCTTGATGCGTTTCGTGTGTTTGACTTAATTTTCGTTTTAACAGGTGGAGGACCAGCGAACTCGACAGAAACGATCTCGATCTTAGCGTATAAAGTCATGTTCTCGCAAACAAACTTCGGTGGCGGTTCAGCGTTAGCGGTGATCGTTTTCATTTGCGTAGCGATCATTTCGACAATTTACATTAAGTTTTTAGGTGCTGACCTCATTTCTGACCGAAAATAG
- a CDS encoding ABC transporter substrate-binding protein, with translation MKKATKFSSALLALTLGLTACSGGQETDKKETTDKKDDAKKSEEVVKIVYARGKDATKATDEIVKAFEAKYPNIDVEFREMPSDTGAQHDAYVTMLNAKSSEIDVMDLDVIWPAEFAQAGYVLPLDRFIEKDGIDLNAYNQGALAAGNFDGKQWAMPKFIDTGLLFYRKDIVPEDKVPKTWDELLAAAREFKGKGGTQFGYLMQAKQYEGLVCNAIEFIAAYGGKIVDENNNVVVNSPETIKGLKKMVEIATSDVVPSNITTFTEPESHTAFIEGQSPFIRNWPYQYALANDPEQSKIVDKVGVAPLPAGDKGSAAALGGWMTAINAYSKNKEAAWEFVKFMTGPEGQKISAIYGGLAPTLPELFKDEEVLKANPFFAEEGFVNGLNAAVPRPVVPNYPEVSEIIQINVSKAIAGQITVEEAVANMEKEIKAVMQ, from the coding sequence ATGAAGAAGGCAACGAAATTTTCTTCTGCATTGTTAGCGCTTACGCTAGGTTTGACAGCTTGTTCAGGCGGTCAAGAAACGGACAAAAAGGAAACAACGGATAAAAAAGATGATGCAAAAAAATCTGAAGAAGTTGTAAAAATCGTGTATGCTCGCGGTAAAGATGCGACAAAAGCGACAGACGAAATCGTCAAAGCGTTTGAAGCAAAATATCCAAACATTGATGTCGAATTCCGCGAAATGCCTTCAGACACAGGGGCGCAACACGACGCATATGTCACGATGTTAAACGCAAAGTCGTCTGAGATTGATGTGATGGACTTAGACGTCATTTGGCCAGCGGAGTTTGCGCAAGCTGGGTATGTTCTTCCGCTCGATCGTTTTATTGAAAAGGACGGCATTGATTTAAATGCATATAACCAAGGGGCTCTCGCAGCTGGAAACTTCGACGGAAAACAATGGGCGATGCCAAAATTTATTGATACAGGACTATTATTTTATCGTAAAGATATTGTACCAGAAGATAAAGTGCCAAAAACTTGGGATGAGTTGTTAGCGGCTGCGCGTGAGTTTAAAGGAAAAGGCGGCACACAGTTCGGATATTTAATGCAAGCGAAACAATATGAAGGATTAGTATGTAACGCAATTGAATTTATTGCGGCATACGGTGGAAAAATCGTCGATGAAAACAACAACGTTGTCGTCAACAGCCCTGAAACGATTAAAGGTTTAAAGAAAATGGTTGAAATCGCAACATCTGATGTTGTGCCAAGCAACATTACGACATTTACAGAGCCAGAATCCCATACAGCGTTTATTGAAGGACAATCGCCATTTATTCGCAACTGGCCATATCAATATGCGCTAGCGAACGATCCAGAACAGTCAAAAATTGTGGATAAAGTAGGCGTTGCGCCACTGCCAGCGGGCGATAAAGGTTCAGCAGCGGCGCTAGGCGGATGGATGACAGCGATTAACGCGTATTCGAAAAATAAAGAAGCGGCTTGGGAATTCGTGAAATTTATGACTGGTCCAGAAGGTCAAAAAATTTCTGCGATTTACGGCGGTTTAGCACCAACGCTTCCAGAACTGTTTAAAGATGAAGAAGTGTTAAAAGCGAATCCATTCTTCGCAGAAGAAGGATTTGTTAACGGATTAAACGCAGCGGTACCACGTCCAGTTGTACCAAACTATCCAGAAGTGTCCGAAATTATTCAAATTAACGTATCAAAAGCGATTGCAGGACAAATTACAGTTGAAGAAGCAGTTGCGAACATGGAAAAAGAAATTAAAGCAGTTATGCAGTAG
- a CDS encoding LacI family transcriptional regulator: MATIEDVAKLTGLSRTTISRVINNHPYVSEEKRKLVLEAMEKLGYVPNSSARSLRNQRTSILALFIPRITNPFFSELVEATEIAAAEHGYQLIVCQTRYSPEKELNYMNLLKTKQVDGVILASIQNEWKQLKPFLQYGPIVLCNEFDDCANVPTVRLDQVYGGYIATKHLLEQGHTKIAYCSGGYRSNVAKSREEGFKKALAEYKLTFDERYAFRDAFHIADGKRVFQQMMMLSDRPTAVFTGSDEVAAGIISEALRCGYRIPEHLAVVGFDNQAITELTNPTITTVHQPVKQMAQKAVDLIVEKIQTKKYDAKEIYEFPLQLIIRASTVGSKLHKSEA, translated from the coding sequence ATGGCGACAATTGAAGATGTCGCCAAGCTAACAGGGCTTTCACGAACGACCATTTCGCGCGTCATAAACAATCACCCATATGTGTCTGAAGAGAAGCGAAAGCTCGTGCTTGAAGCGATGGAGAAGTTAGGATATGTGCCTAATTCCTCGGCGAGAAGTTTGCGGAATCAAAGAACGAGCATTTTAGCGTTATTTATTCCGCGTATTACAAATCCATTTTTTAGCGAACTAGTAGAAGCAACAGAAATTGCAGCAGCGGAACATGGCTATCAGCTCATTGTTTGTCAAACGCGCTATTCGCCTGAAAAAGAATTAAACTATATGAATTTATTAAAAACAAAACAAGTCGACGGAGTCATTTTAGCCTCGATTCAAAACGAATGGAAACAGCTGAAGCCGTTTTTACAGTATGGGCCGATTGTGCTTTGCAATGAATTTGACGATTGTGCAAACGTTCCTACCGTTCGTCTCGATCAAGTATATGGGGGATACATAGCAACAAAACATTTACTTGAGCAAGGTCATACGAAAATCGCTTATTGTTCCGGCGGTTATCGAAGCAATGTTGCAAAGTCGCGTGAAGAGGGTTTTAAAAAAGCGTTAGCAGAATATAAGCTGACGTTTGATGAACGATATGCTTTTCGCGATGCGTTTCATATTGCCGATGGAAAGCGCGTATTCCAACAAATGATGATGCTTTCAGATCGCCCAACGGCTGTATTCACCGGAAGCGATGAAGTAGCGGCCGGCATTATATCTGAGGCGTTAAGATGTGGCTATCGCATCCCTGAACATTTAGCTGTCGTTGGTTTTGACAATCAAGCGATTACCGAGCTGACGAATCCGACGATTACGACGGTGCATCAACCGGTCAAACAAATGGCGCAAAAAGCCGTCGATCTGATCGTGGAAAAAATTCAAACAAAAAAGTATGACGCAAAAGAAATTTATGAATTTCCACTGCAACTGATCATTCGCGCATCGACAGTTGGTAGCAAGCTTCATAAAAGTGAAGCTTGA
- a CDS encoding TetR family transcriptional regulator yields the protein MSDKRRQIIEAAAKSFSLFGYKATTIDQVAKMANVGKGTIYTFFKSKEELLEDIVSSIISEIKHEADAAIDQRLSFNENVQRALQRIFTFRKEHELTMKLLQEVRDIGTPAVRDVMKRLDREMIAYVREKIEEAMEKGEIRSCDPELTAFLMFKMYIALNVEWEKEHEPLPQQKIAELFHLHLLKGLSP from the coding sequence ATGTCAGATAAAAGAAGGCAAATTATTGAAGCGGCAGCGAAGTCGTTTTCGCTTTTTGGCTATAAAGCAACGACGATAGACCAAGTAGCGAAAATGGCGAATGTCGGCAAAGGAACGATTTACACGTTTTTTAAAAGTAAAGAAGAGTTGCTTGAAGACATCGTTTCTTCGATCATTTCTGAAATTAAGCATGAGGCAGATGCGGCGATCGATCAACGCTTATCGTTTAACGAAAACGTGCAACGCGCTTTGCAACGTATTTTTACGTTCCGCAAAGAACATGAACTGACGATGAAGCTGTTGCAAGAAGTGCGCGATATTGGCACGCCTGCTGTGCGCGATGTGATGAAGCGACTTGATCGTGAAATGATCGCTTATGTGCGGGAAAAAATAGAAGAGGCGATGGAAAAGGGAGAAATTCGTTCGTGCGACCCAGAGCTAACGGCATTTTTAATGTTTAAAATGTATATTGCTTTAAACGTTGAATGGGAAAAAGAACACGAGCCATTGCCGCAACAAAAAATTGCCGAACTGTTTCATTTACATTTGTTAAAAGGATTGTCACCATGA